Genomic DNA from Perca fluviatilis chromosome 12, GENO_Pfluv_1.0, whole genome shotgun sequence:
AGCACCTCTCTAGTTGTGTCCCGGGCCGGTACGGAGGGCGCAGACACGGAGAGACAATTTCATGCTCTGCAACGCTTTGAACAGCGCAGATAGCGGCGTGTCTCGCGGTGTAAATTCACCTCCTTTTCCAAAAGACCTATGAATATGGATTCCGTTGTCCCACTCACTTGAACCAATGAGCTGCGAACCCCCCgccccatcatcatcatcatcatcatcacacacacacacacacacacacacacctgcatgtATTAATTGAATCCGTTTTCACCCagcaagagagaaaaaaatgggTCAGTGTGTTTCcgaggattttttttcttttttctttttccaataTAAAAGCGTTTATTTGGAAACATGGTTTAAATGTACATCATATATCCCCCCTCTCGCTAACATATCTCAGATAGAGTGATGCTGCTCGCTGCGTCTGCAGGGCAGCGGGGCCTCTGCAGCTTTACCTGGCGAAATCAAAAGGCAACACCACGAGGAGTCGATGCACAGAGGTTACAGCACGAGCCtcgtatcccccccccccccaatctgTTAAGAGCTGCAGTAATCATATGGTCACTTTGAGAGGGATAGTATACAAACACCACAGTGAACAATCTCGCAATATGCTAGAAGATTCCCTTAAAGTAGCAGTacctacaacacacactctGGGTCCAAACAGAAGCATCAGAAGGACATGATGAATTATGCCATTAGGGCTTATAAAGAATCCAATCACGAGCTGTTAGTAGCACACAAACAGGAATGTATAGGAATATGACAGATTTCTCTTAGAAGTGGGAAGAATTGAAGCGCTTCTTTTGGTGGATTTCGACTATAGCCTACCTATGGCTATGTGTATGTTTTACACAGCACCGTGTTATTATAGGCTATAAGCTATATAGATGTATGCTGTAGGCTACGCAGGGTTTTAGAGATGATGAGGCCATGGTTCCAAATCCTGCATTGTTACACATTATTTTCtaaatatttagatttttcacGTTTTATTCGCCCTGGTAATTActcatatttatattttctatatGGTCGAAATCTTTGGTTTCATGCAGactcctttatttatttaatgtaaagaaatatgaaaattgccaaatggaaatattttgcattaaaaacaaatctggAATCAGCATCAACAATTCAGATTGCATATAGcctaatttttttgtttttaatttattttagaaCATAAACTTCCGTTGTTGAAAtccccaattaaaaaaaataaaaaaaaaataaaaaactcagtAATAAACATAATAACCTCAGTGTTCACAACGCCAAGGCCCCGACATGATAGTATTTGTATAATATTCCTGTAATAATCCCGGAGGCATTAACCGTGTGTTCTCGTGCTCAGAAGTGACTTTACACATAGGCTGTTCACCCCCCCCCCGTCATCACTATATTCTTTCTTTTTGgcactgtgtgcgtgtgtgtaaaaTGACTGTATTATTACAGTTCTTAGAAGTCAGTTGGTCTAGAAAAACAATAAGAACACAAGTCGAATGAATCCGATGGCTGTCCTCGCGGTGTTTAAGTGGTGTCCGTGGCTGCTGGGGGGCCGGTGGGTTCAGTTCATCGGGACCGTCCGGAACCGGAGCTGCAGAAGCTGAAGGGAAACTTCCCCCGCTGCATTGTGGTCTTATATTACGGCTGCGGgtggcggaggaggaggaggaggaggaggaggtccaTTTCACTCTCAGCTCAGGGGACACACAAATACGGTAAACgtgtttttctctttattgtttttaaaagtgtCCAGGCTCTGTTTTCCAATAAAATCTTTGGTTTTTGCAGTTGCGGGTCAGTCCGATAAGAGTCTGCAGGCCGTCCCGCTGTATGGTCACTATCGAAGAGGAGGAGAcggagatgaagaggaggagaactGCTGACAAAAGAAGCTCCTATACGTCCCCATCCTCGTCGTTAAATTagagattatatatatttacaatgtacagagtgtgtgtgtgtgtgtgcgcgcgcgcgcgctcCTTCAGTCGCTGTCCTCCTTGTCCTCCTggatggtggtggtggaatggTTGTACAGTCCCTGCGCCATCAGCTGCAGCGCCAGCCCGTTCTTGAAGCCGCTGGCCTTTTTGATCTTAGCCCGCTTGTTCTGGAACCAGATCTTGATCTGGGACTCGTTGAGGTTGAGCTCCTGAGCCAGGGACTGCCGCCGCTGCTCCGTGATGTAGCGGTTCACCTGGAACTCCGTCTTCAGTCTCTGCAGCTGCTCGGCCGTGAAGGCCGTGCGCGGCCGCTTGTCCTCTTTGCCGCTTTTCGACTTTTTCAGTTTCCGTGTCCTTGGGCCTGCAGTAAGGGCGAAAGGACCGGACAGCGGAAATATGAATATTCAGCGCATACTGGACAACGCTTCATCACCACCAAACAGATCGACAAACTCACAATTGGTTTTCACATCAACAATCGGTCAACACCAgcctgacgcacacacacacgcgcacacacaaacacacgcacgcacacactctctctctcctctctctctctctcttcccaaCATATGAGACATTATTATTAGCATTATTAGGCCTAACTGttgtagtagtaatagtaaaaATCATTAGACTATAATATAATGAACCATAATTTGTACAATATAACAGCCCTGTTAACATAAACTATAACATCTCGGTtagagtaataataataataataataataataataataataataataataataataataataataataataatctccaAGGGAAGGGAATATGTCTTTTTAACTACACAGTAAAGTAATAACCCCCTGCACATATCGCTGTGTAAagatcagcagcagcagaacagaCAGTAATGtaaactccacacacacacacacacacacacacacacacacacacacacacacacacacacacacacacacacacacacacacacacacacactcagcacacAAAAATACACCCAGCACACCGCTTTCAATTATACAATTATTATTGTTCATAGTGTAGTTAAATGCTATATTATTGTGTGTAGGCCGTTATAATAATCAACACACCACTTTTACTGCATTTTCTTACAGACTTATTGGAAAAACTACTATGACTAATAATGTGAATGATAAAAACTGAAGGTTAAAGACCAGACTGAACGAAGATACAGCCATAAATGCTATATCACACAAAATGAATAAACACACACTTATTGTGTAGTGAAATAATGCGCACACCGGCCCCTCCAACAGCTACAAACACGTCTCAACAGTCCTTAAAGTAGGATGAGGTCTGGATTTTGGAATTAAAACCTGGAGGCAAGTCGTTTACAATTTCACTCTGAGTGTGTTGtttattattacacatatattttttttaaataatatatttataatattttagaCTGGTTGTGCTAATTCACAAAACGcgtcaaaaataaaatacagcttCAATAGTCGTGCGTCgtttcacaaaaataataacacataTGAACTCATCTAATACAAGAAGGCCAGTTAATGTAGGCCATATAAACGAAGGCTTTTAAGGAGAAAGCCTTCTTGTGCTCCATGTATTTTACACATATAGCCTACACATAAGCTATATCATAGGCTATTTGTATTTTGGAGGAACTGAACGTGATTTCGGCGGCCGTCACACCCAAATCAAACAGCCGGTTAATTAATTCAAAATGTCTCCTGTAGCGGAGACAGGGAGGGCTGATAGACATTATTTACCTTTAATTCCATTGTGTTTTATTCCGCCATGCTTTACTGACAGCAGCTCATATCGTCCACGCAGAGGACAACATGTTACACCCAGTATCACACCGGGGGGGGATTACTTTATATATCGATAGAAAATGTCTGCTGTCGATCCGCTGACATCAAAGTCCCTGAACCAAAACacgtgtcacacacacacacacacacacacacacacccccccccccccacacacgcCGACCAGAGCTGCTGTCATCTGTACAATCATAATCCTTTAGCATCAATGCTGTGCCAAGCGCTTATGTAAATGTAACAATACATGTTGTTTCTGAAAGAGAGTGAAGTTAGTCAATGAATCAGACAActgaataacaataataataataacgtttGACTCAACTTGCAGCTTGTTCATGTTACAAAATCTCAGCTGCACGTGTTTTTCTTCTCTATTTGAGACTTATAATAACTGCTGctagctttctttttttaacatgaaatgTATTTTCGAATGCACGGATGTAGTTAAGAGACACAGttagaaagggaaaaaaaattaactgaGAAGGcggaaaaaaacaatttaattctGCTAATTTCTACACAACACAGGCTATGATTGTgggttattatattattaatgaaTTATTAAATGATAATGATGTGTTACAAATGTGTTGTTTAAAAGACCGCGTTAATCTGGTTCATACGGGTGAAAtctcaaaatgtaaaatacaacaatttatattttagtttgCATTGCATCCTGGTCTATGGGAATGCTGGAGCGTGCTATATTTAATATGTAACTGATCTATTATTATGCTAAACGACAAAGCCCATTGGGCATTTAAATAGGTAAaggatttagaaagaaaccATTCTacgaaatttaaaaaaaagagtggtAAACTCTGACCGGACGACATTCAACATTcttattattaaatacttcATTTAAAACTCCATATGTTGGCCTATACATTTTCGAGTAGGATTAAgattaatttacattttaaatgtaggtTATAAAGATACATgagtaaaaaaaagattgtgtcaGCTGAGTTTGTGgtcttaaataaaacattatttccCACTTtacgttatttaaaaaaataataacaataacctcCCTTGATATCCTGATGAAAATTCCCGACATGTAGGCTGGGATAAATGTGTCTTGGTGTTTTGTGTCAGAAAAGTTAAGGATTCAAGTTAACCAAAGTGAAGTAGTGGCCTATTGTTCCTCCATTATAAAACCAATTGCACGCGCAGACTGTTTGATTCTTCATAAAACTATTGCCTTACCAGATGAGGGCCTGTCCGAGTACCGGGTGCAGTAGACCCAGGCAGGCCAGAGCAACGGCTGGCTCTCCGGCGTTGCCGCCCCGGTGCCGTTCAGCACCACCAGCGAGGAGGACGTGTTTTCCCCGGCCCCGCCGCCAGTTCTTTCCTCGGCTTTCATGCCGCTGCTCCCGGTGGAGGCGGCTGCGATTCCTCCGCCGCTGCCGTTACTCTTTTGGGGACTCGCCAAAGAGGTAGAGGAGGCGGAGGACGACGACGACGAGCTGTCACTGCTGCAATTGGAGTCCTGGCACGGCGTCCCGGGAAGGCTCGGCCTGCTGACTACTGGGTGGACGCGTTCCCGGCCGGAGGTCTGCGCCCTCTCCCGCGGGCCCAGGCCGTGCTCCTTCTTGCAGCCGAAGTCCGGCCGCAAAATGTTGTCGATGAAAAAGTTGGTGGTTCTGTGGGCCTGCTGGGCGACCTGCAGAGGCAGTAGGGGCGGCGAGGGCAAACTGGGAGAGGGGGAGACGCTCTCTCCCTCGCTGCTATCCGTGCTGTTCAAGTCCCGCTCTTCCTCCATCGCTGCTTCTCTGAAGAACGTGGCTTCTCTTCTCTCAACCCACTTCCACTTTGCAGGCCTGTGTTTGTATCCAAAATATGACAACAGGAAAGCACTAAAACATAGTTATTTGCTCTCCGAAATATTGCTGGTTGGTGTAATTATTCGCGAACTGTGGACATCCTGCCTGCGTAAAGGCGCTCCGGCGCGTCATGCTCGGTGACTTACTATAAGACTGGCTATGGTTGCTATTGCGCACTGCTCTCACACACCCAAAGCTTTACACCGCTGCATGACAGTCGGATCTTCACAAAGTCCTCACATCACATCAGCATGcgcatatacacatacacacacactcacactcacactcacacactctctctctcacatgaATAACATCAGAAAGCGCAGCAGGCCAATCACCGACCGGGACACTTTTGGACAAGGGGTGACGACGTCCAATAATGCCAGGCCTCTCTGAGCCAAGAGGGGAGCTGTGGAGCAGCGAGCAGGCTTCACACAGAAACCAAACAAGAGATTATCACTGCTCCGCGCCTTCAGCCTTGTTACGGTGTATCTGTTACATCTTatacagctgagggagagcagGTGaagaataacacacacacacacacacacacacacacacacacacacacacacacacacacacacacacacacacacacacacacacacacacacacacacttatacttTGACCTGGGCAGGCACTGTGGGACACAAGATTTACACTTTGATCCCATCAGCTTATGCGTCCTGCATCCAAACATCTTGCAGAATGGTGCTTTTATGTAGCTCACAGTGCTTACTTGGCGTGCAGGGCACTTTTGTcttatctctcacacacatgcaagcgtatacacacacacacacacacacacacggcgtcATAGGCAGGTGAGAAGGCCTACTGCTGCGAACAACACACATCAGCTCACTGTTTCTTATATGTTAAGGAGTATCCCCTTTCTATATTTTCATATATTCATATGTGCGTCCATTGAACATGCCTGCACCTCCAGGTTTGATACACACCCCACCTCCGCTGTTTTCTCCTCCTTTCTGTACAGCCACCATTGTCAGGCGGTATTGTTTTCCAGGACGAGCTCTAGAGAAGCGCGCTCTTATCTCtccgtgagagagagagagagagagaagctgccGGCGGATAATTTATAGGTTTTAATTACCCTGTATTCCGCGTGATGAGCCGGGCCTCCATCACCTGGCTGCGGGAGAAAATCGACTCAAAGCCTGTGTCATCGTCACCGCGCCAAACACTTCATCAAAGTGGGCCGATAGACTAATAAATGCAACATGATGGACAGGCGCGATTTCAGGGTGTTAATAGAAAAGTCGCTGTGCAGCCTGGGACACAGAGAAGACTGCACAAAGGAACAACTTAATTGGTGTAATTCATATTGAGGGCTTTGCTggtttttattctattttatttattttgtaggctATGTGAAGCCGGAGGCCTTACTGCGCCTCTGACACCATGAACGGACAAATACCTAGaaatccaaatttaaaaaaaaaaaaaaaaaaacacaagtccTGTGGTATTCACTGatgaaatatttaatatttaataatatacaAGATCATTTAATCTTATGTCACCATAATATTCCTGAAgaaattgtaaaataaatgtgaaataatgtgatttatttttatttttttacagtagtttgttattattttatgtgcATTGATGTTATTCTTAACAGGTCTCAGTGTTCATACTGAACTACCGTGTAggaatgtgtctgtgttctgtgtgtgcctTTCTCCAGTGATCCTTTAGTATCTGTTAGTGTTTACAGTGCTATCTGCGTTTCTAGCAGGGTTTATTCattttgcaatgttttttttgtaaatcacTTTGCTATTTATCCACATAATTATTATCATCATAGTTAACGTGGAGTCTATAGGACCATCAGCGGTATAATGTATCCGAATATCAACGAACTGTCAGCTAAACAGGAAATAGCTTTTCCTCCCGCTGCATGGGTTCACTTCTAATAACCGTTTAAAGGTAAAGCCATCATCAGACTATAGTGTTGCTGGGGGATTATTCACTTtccaggtcacacacacacacacacacacacacacacacacacacacacacacacacacacacacacacacacacacacacacacacacacaccgaacacacacacaggtgatgCTGATAAGCGCTGTTTCTAGATAGAGATTTGTTCAGTGCAGACGCTGTCAGTCTGGTTGATACTGAGAGACAGTTTCGGACCTCCACCGTTTTTAGCCGTTTATACTGATTAGGATTTCATTTTGAGATCATCGTAGGACCTGTGTCACCGGGACGGTGCACCTAGACACGGTCTAACGGCGGCAAAACATACCAATTAATggagaaaaatgtcaaaataaatacaaacacagAAGCTTTTTGGTTGCAGTATTGTGTCATCTATAACCATTTGTTAGGACAGGCGCATTGGTGTAGCCTAGGCCTAcactatttcaaaataaaaagggaagaCAAATATCAAATCGTttcataattaaaaataaaaataaaatgtacaactatATTCACACTGAATACGATCTACATGAATATGCCTAattactatttttttctttcttaataacaataatcaTAGCGTATTCACAGCTCTTCCAGGACTGCGGAAACCTTTAGttcatctttttttcaaaacgtgAAATTATTATTACACGCACCAAACTCCGAAATGATCCGTTGTCCTTTGATCACAAAAATGCAAAAGTTGACCCTCTACAAGAGCTTCGAGGCTTTGAGACAGCCTACTGCCGTTTGTAACATATAGTGACTGAGACACAGGCCTGGAGGTTGGGCTCGACCTTTCCCGCTGTGACCACACCAAAGATCAGCAATATGAGCCATGCAGCTCAATGAGAGTTTGTAAAGGGATTCAATCAAAAGATGAACTAAACTAAGGACATGTGCTGAGTGGACCGTGGATCTCTAACTGACTTCCCTCCCCGTTTGAACCTGATATAATGTCATTGTTGTGTGAACTGACACTAGAGCTAGATAGCCTATACCAACTGTAAGGACAGTTATAGAAGAGGCTTTTGGTGGAGTCTGTTCTTACAGCAAATCTGCTCTTTTTGATTTACTTCGCTGGTATGTCTAGGACAAAACGGctgaaaatgaaatagaaaaaaataaccatgaatttaaaatttaaaaatataattctGGAGTTTTAGGTACTTTGCTAGGGATGACTGACTCATAATTACAACATAAAGCTCAAAACTGTCCGGGCAATAAACTggtggcacaaaaaaaaaaaaaaagtattctgaGTACAGCAGGGAATGGTGAGAGTAAGGAGCCCTCCTAAGGAGATGGCGATGCTGCATCTGCTGAAATTAGACTCAACTGTTAACTCCTCATCATTGTATTAGCATATCAGTGCTTCACAGTGCACAGCGGGcacatagagagagaaaatgatATCAGAGAGACATCTAGTGGTCAATCAGAGTACTACCGCGTGTAAAATAACCCCCCCCACCTGACTCCACTTCTCAGGAACACAGAGCAGAGAACACATTTACAGGATGCTACTAACATACAGCTAAACAAATGTAATAAGCTAACAAAAACAAGCACACTTAAACACAGGCCGACCTGGATAGGATAACTGAGTTATCTGAATTAAAGTGTTGACCATTTGATGAGTCGGGATCTTTTAGGTTCTTTGGGTTTATTGGGAACTCTTGTCAGAGCAACAGATCGATAGTTACgcattgtaactccagattctatgagtagcCTATAGGCATAGCCCTCTAAGATCTGTTGCTATTGGGTTTCTCCCTCGCGCATGCACAATCGTGAAGATTTCTTTCGCACCCTTGTGCCCTGCACGGGCCTCTCTTACGTCCGCAGTTACTCTATATTGTCACTGCCACTGATGCAGCTGTTTGCGAGTCGGCTCAGGAGTGGAGTGGACCAGGTGGGTGCTGCTTATGGCTGCGTCGGTTTGATGTTAGGCAGGGGATACCGCCGCGGGGCAGGAGGGCGGTACGGTGGAGCTGGAGCCGGGGCTCGTGGAGGCGCAGCCGCAGCCTGCGGTGCGCGGCCTCCTCGAGCTGACATCTAGTATAGCTCGTGGCTGTCCAAGGTGCAGTCTAAACAATACACCAGGGGCAATGAGACTGTCCAAGAGCACACGTCTGCTATTGGCTGGGAGTTGTGACCTGTGCAGCCAGATGTCGATATAACTCCGGGGGACAGCCAAAGGCTTAGCGGTCATGGCGGAGACAGCAGAGCGATGTTGCACACAGGCGCGCGTGGTCAGTGAAGCGGGCGTGGACCTGGTCCCGGGGAGATGGCAGTGTGGGCTTCCGTCGGCCGGAAAAAGTGGCATTCAGAAGCAGGATGGAGGCCAGGCTCTGCCACAGTGGCGGGACCACTGGGAACTCCGTTTCTGTGTTGCCTTGGTCTCTGGTGAACGGTGCATAGCGAGACATTGGTGCCGTCCATTTCCCGGGTTCACACAGGTCGAGCGGTGGGCTCTCATGTTTCGAGCTCCAGTTCTCCCaacagggaggagggagagccgATGCTGGCTAGAGAACCATCTCTGGGGGGGATCCAAATCAGCGGAGTCTTGCCCGCCAAAGAGATCCCCTTCCGTGATGTCCGGGTGTCTCCGCTGGTGGTATTCTTACCTTACCTGACTGTCCACCCGGCTGCCATCATCTGCCGCTTCAGTTCCTCCGTTGGTAAACAGGCGTAGAACTGCTGGCGGCCGGCGGGGTGCCAGCCTGGCGAACGGGGCCGAGGCACGCCTCGCAGTTCGGGTGGAGATCTGGTGGCAGGATGTAGCCGGTCCGTCAATCGGTACACAAGCGGACACCGCTGTTCTTCGAAATCTTCAAACTGCTTGTCGCTGAAGAAAAATAGGGAGCAGATCACTGGTCTCACAGCTGTAATATACATTAACTGCAGATGTAAGAGAGGCTAGGTGCAGGGCACAAGGGTGCGAaagaaatcttcacgactgtgCATGCGTGAGGGATAAACCCCAATAGtaacagctcttagagggcgaagcctatacgaaatagaacctTGAACCCAAACCTGCAAAAGTGGAGCTCAATTTGAGCCGGATCATGACCCAGACATTCTAGGGTGAATATAaactgtattgtatgtatttttgttgtgttttttaacaTAAACTACTTTCACTCTAATTGGAGttttctctcccacagacagcgctttttctcaactgcctgaAACGCCTCGCCAACCTTCCTGTTTGACATTCCTCcattagtgatgtcactgaATGAGAAtgccagcccagtttttcatactgtatgtgctgccCATTGGTGCTGTCTGAGCAAGCACAGCCTGCCCAGTTGTTTGAaatggttgaccaatcacagtagaggtgggccaaaaaaaaaaaaaaaggggggaaaaggggaaagtgtgaccaatcagagcagactgggcttttcagaaaaaaagattttttaaaaaaaagctgcagcaatgggcagtataACTAACATAATATgatttttgaacatcaaagcatgtaaacctgtTCTAGTAGACCTGAAGAGTACAAACATGACACTGAAAAGaagtataataggggctctttaacgGCAAAACTTACTTGGAAAATGTTCATGCAATTAATGCTGATTTTGTAAAAGATTTGAGTAAGATTTCCTTTTCATCATAGGCTTATGATTATCACATAAAAGTATCTTGCATGTTCATTGGGGAGAACGTAAGTGATGACTATAATTATTGATCTATGAGATCAAATGATGACTGTCACAGTCTTCGCCTGGAATGATGCCATGCTTTTACCTGTTCTCAGGATCTTACAACAACAAAGTCACATGACTGAGTTCAGGGGTCTTGGCTCACCGCCTATAGCAGCATCGGGGTTCCTATAGCCTGGAACACATCAACTTGTTCTAAGCAACAAAAGATGAAGACGGTCATTGTTTGGACCTCATAGACCCATAGAAAAAGTCATAACTTATGATCTATTTCGACCTCAATCATACCTCTTTCACACCAAAAACCAGGGTTGGACCAAGGTTATCTGACCCTTGTTCAACCCTTCTTATGTCAATTTCAACCAGTTCAACACCAGTCAACACGGGTATATCCCTGGTCATGAAAATTCAGatatttcattggccagttaccgtgcgaCTTGCAAAAGTTAATACATGTCAGCGCACGGGGCCACTATGTGACAAACCctaccacgtgtgtgcatatttcgacatagtgacagtgtaagtgaagaaatagatagagacaacaaaacggaacaaatcagagaagcgaaagaaaagttgtgtcctgttctctttatttatctattttatactgtccaaccaatagaacatgtcctgttctgtagacatggtccttatttatttattcatgttggaccagtccgaTATGACTGTCAGCTGaaataacccttgtgttgtaagaaaacttgttttatttgttatgaatctattttgatgcgttttcccataacttttgttattttacatatgttaaaaatatcgaaattaatatcgCTATCACAGTATCACATTTTGTTAATATTGTGCAACCCTAAGCCCGGACTAGATTGAATTGCTGTGGTTGCTGCAGGTAGGCAGCAGGAGCCCTGGCCTAGACAGCAGCTGCAGCTGCTTGGAGTAGGCATCCCGGTGCTAGGAGCCCCTGCTAGGTAGGTCCTCATGATCCATGTCTTATTACTTGGTCCTTGGTTTCCCTAGAAACTAAAATGTCCGACGTTTCCAAAGacactgaacacactttaataggaaaagcacagcatgCAAATGCTATTTACGCCGAAATAACTTCTCATTTAACGGTCACACTgacacatctgtttttgtcCAAATCATGGTGGAAGCTCTGGTTGTTTGTCGCCATCTGCTGGCTGTATTGAAGTACTGGCACTAATGAgccatgtttcattctttgCTCATTCAGAAGAATCTTAAGCTAGAACAGAGCTCAAATGATTGTGAGGATGTTAAGAAActgcaaaacatattttaataaaTGATCCTGAGATTTGGTTAtggtttttttcaacaaatttcttttttaaatatatattttgatgtccCTTTTGCCTCTCAAAAGTAGAGGAGGAGCAATCTCCTGTGCCTCCATGGACCAGCCTCCTCTGGGCTGTACACCTTGGTATAGGCCTAGCTTGTGAGTTTGTGTTTTCTATGATGGCAAAGGAATGTCAATTGAATGAATTGTTGTGGTTTCGTCTTGTACGTCTTATATTCTCATTTTATTGCTATGGTGAGTCTGAAATAAAGTTTGATCTGAATTGAAGAACTGTAGGCTTATATCTTGATGAACCAACTATCAGTTTACATTTGGATAATATTTGCGCTACGGGAAACCTGGCTactgtcatggcttactgggaccCTTGAATAGAATGGAGcccacacattcattctcccttgtggggggaggggcttaggagaccattttgggctttagcagaaa
This window encodes:
- the LOC120569508 gene encoding homeobox protein engrailed-1-B-like isoform X1, translated to MEEERDLNSTDSSEGESVSPSPSLPSPPLLPLQVAQQAHRTTNFFIDNILRPDFGCKKEHGLGPRERAQTSGRERVHPVVSRPSLPGTPCQDSNCSSDSSSSSSSASSTSLASPQKSNGSGGGIAAASTGSSGMKAEERTGGGAGENTSSSLVVLNGTGAATPESQPLLWPAWVYCTRYSDRPSSAGPRTRKLKKSKSGKEDKRPRTAFTAEQLQRLKTEFQVNRYITEQRRQSLAQELNLNESQIKIWFQNKRAKIKKASGFKNGLALQLMAQGLYNHSTTTIQEDKEDSD
- the LOC120569508 gene encoding homeobox protein engrailed-1-B-like isoform X2 gives rise to the protein MEEERDLNSTDSSEGESVSPSPSLPSPPLLPLQVAQQAHRTTNFFIDNILRPDFGCKKEHGLGPRERAQTSGRERVHPVVSRPSLPGTPCQDSNCSSDSSSSSSSASSTSLASPQKSNGSGGGIAAASTGSSGMKAEERTGGGAGENTSSSLVVLNGTGAATPESQPLLWPAWVYCTRYSDRPSSGPRTRKLKKSKSGKEDKRPRTAFTAEQLQRLKTEFQVNRYITEQRRQSLAQELNLNESQIKIWFQNKRAKIKKASGFKNGLALQLMAQGLYNHSTTTIQEDKEDSD